The Vicia villosa cultivar HV-30 ecotype Madison, WI linkage group LG1, Vvil1.0, whole genome shotgun sequence genome includes a region encoding these proteins:
- the LOC131652438 gene encoding uncharacterized protein LOC131652438 → MQNVNFHRRGHFARDCNAKLMEYQSDEAKIARHEVDEDNTFLVMITEENYGSNQLLDSSCSSSKNAAKTRSEQNVMVTVRDGVQDSDEWYLDSGCSTHMTGRKDLFVKINQATKNKVKFTDDTTLAADGVSDVFIMKRDSGPSLITYVLYIPELNVIS, encoded by the coding sequence aTGCAAAATGTTAATTTTCATAGACGTGGTCATTTCGCAAGAGATTGTAATGCGAAACTAATGGAATATCAAAGTGATGAAGCTAAGATTGCTCGACATGAAGTGGATGAGGATAACACGTTTCTGGTGATGATCACAGAGGAGAATTATGGCAGTAATCAACTGCTGGACAGCAGCTGTAGCAGTTCAAAAAATGCTGCAAAAACGCGTTCAGAGCAAAACGTTATGGTAACCGTTCGAGATGGAGTCCAAGATAGTGATGAGTGGTACTTGGATTCTGGTTGTTCAACACATATGACAGGTAGAAAGGATTTGTTTGTCAAAATCAATCAAGCCACGAAGAATAAGGTGAAATTCACGGACGATACCACTTTAGCGGCTGACGGGGTCAGTGATGTTTTTATCATGAAAAGGGATAGTGGGCCTTCCTTGATCACATATGTGCTTTATATTCCTGAATTAAATGTAATATCTTGA